The sequence GGTCTCTGTGAGGGCAAATCACAGTGATGTTTCTTTGGCTGTCCTTGTTTTAGGTGTCCCACAATGAAAGACCTTAGGGGAGAACTCAAAGCTGGTGAATTCTCAGCAAGATCAGGTCTTGATTAGCAAACAGGAGAATTAGTAAATgtgcgtgggggaaaaaaaaaatgtagcatgTGCAGCAACTCCTGAAGCTAATCGGTTGTCTTTTAAAACTAACCTgttaatgcctttttttttttttttttagctctgtcATGATCGAGGTTACTTGGTGACCCAAGATGAGTTGGATCAGACTTTGGAAGAGTTCAAGGGACAATTTGGTGACAAACCAAGTGAGGGACGTCCCCGCCGTACAGACCTTACAGTGCTAGTAGCTCATAATGATGACCCAACTGACCAGATGTTTGTATTcttcccaggtaagttgtcaccaCATGTCAGAAGAATCCTGACCATCAATAGAACAACAAGCAAAGTTAGAAAAACatattttgtggttttttttttattgtttgtttttaaataatttttttttttttttatatatatagaggaaCCCAAGGTTGGTATTAAAACCATTAAGATGTACTGCCAGAGAATGCAGGAAGAAAATATCACCAGAGCTATCATTGTGGTGCAACAAGGAATGACTCCATCGGCTAAACAGGTAATGAGAGAGAAACTAATGaaacatttattttctaaatAGCCACTTTAAATGTGGCTATTTGCCCCCCTGCAATTATACCATGATATGTTAACATGCTACATCTTTCCATCTCTTTTCAGTCTTTGGTTGACATGGCACCAAAATACATTCTAGAGCAATTTCTGCAGCAAGAGCTCCTGATCAATATTACAGAACATGAGGTaacttctcatttttttttctctgctaaTCAGCCGTTTGTTTATGCTCTGTATGCTATCACAAAGTCCCACTTGTGACCAAGACTGTTTGCCTTTGACACTTTTACTATGTGTATATTCTGCTATAATAGATTGAAAAGAAGGCGTCAGATGCTAGACAAGAATAATTAAGTATCAAAAAGATAAATAATCCCAAACAGAAATTAAATCTTAGACAATTACCACCAAAGATATTCTCATTCCTGATGGTAGTACTAGAAGacagtttaaaagaaaaaaaatatttttattttgacttAATTACACAACGCCACAtaaaaacagcaaaaacaaacaCGAAGTGAAGAAAATAAATCGTGAAAAAATGTGAGGAAAGTAAATAGTGTAATTAAAATAAAGGGGAAAACAGAAAATCTTAGATTCTTTGCACTCACATTAGATATATGCTACTATGTAGCTTGAACTTAGTTTTGTTACAAAGTATACTATCTTAAATAGATATTGTAGAAGGAAAGTTAATATTGTAAGTAAACTCTAAATTGGACATAGAGTCAAAAGAACAAAAAAGCGTCACGGAGAAAGGGTAATCCTAtgcagatgaaaaaaaaattgtgtgtgtgtgaacagaGTATAGATAAAATATTCAGTGTATTTCCACATTAGCTGAAGATTAAAATGTAGTATAAAGGCGGACTTGAAACTATAAAGGGACAAATTTGTTCAAATGTGGCAAATTATTCTAATCTGGTTTGTTAGTACTAATCTAATCTGGTCTGTTAGTAGCTGTTGTACATTCAAAAACACTTTTGTTTGGAATGCACTGCATACAGGCTACAGGTACTTCTAATTTGCCTCGTTATAGTTTCAAGTCTTCCTTTATATTGATACCGAATTGAATATGAATTATAATATAGAATGATCGTTTTCTTTCCGAAGGTTCTATTCTGCTATAATGTAATTCTTTCTCATTCAGTGCACCCCCGCACACACCCTTATGTATGGAAAAagtattttgtaaaatataaaaacatcacTTATTTTGCTTATAATTTCTATGCAACTATATAAAACACTAATTAATCATGATTGTTAAATACCTCCTGTCTGGCCTTCAATTTGTTTTAGGAAATTATAAGACACATATTAAAAGGAGTATACGATGGCTTTAAAGCTAAAACTGGTATGCTGACACTGCAACTTTAATAGCAATTACAGCATCCAAAACCACTATATAGTTTCAGAAGGCAGAGACCACAAAGTATTTAAAGGCATTTAATTACTATTTAGAAAAATCTTTTTAGTTTTCTTTAGGATTTtgataaattattaaaataagtcTGGTTTTctgtaaatttaaataaatgcttatgtgccttaaagggaaactccagtgccaggaaaacaatccgttttcctggcactggaggtaccctctccctcccaccccccaatccccggttactgaaggggtgaaaaccccttcagtcacttacctgaggcagcgacgatgtccctcgtcgctgtctcctcctccgcgccgcttctccaccggccggggagacctaatgcgcatgcgcggcaatgccgcgcatgcacattagcgcttcccgtaggaaagcattgaaaacgatttttaacgctttcctatggggaaatgagcgacgctagaggtcctcatacagcgtgaggacgtccagcgacgctctatcaaagaaaatctttgctagaaatcaggaagtgacctctagtggctgtctagtagacagccactagaggtggagttaaccctgcaatgtgtaattattgcagtttaaaaaaaactccaataattacacttacagggttaggagtagtgggagttggcacccagaccactccaatgggcagaagtggtctgggtgcctggagtgtccctttaaatagcctgtatataaaaaataaataataaagcaaaCCGAAATAGGTGTCAGGTAAGGAAGAAAGAATGGTCTTGcgcgtggaactattttcagctaatAGGTCCCTCAAGAGGTTCCTCTGTACACTTCCAGAGGATTCCATGTTTTGTGTTGCCATTCTTCAGTAAACAATTATCACCAATCTCTTGTTTttcacatatatttaatatttgtttagACCGTTTCATTAGTGTCCCAATACTGTAAAGCCCCTAGATTTGCATTCTGCTACTGACCATGAATATAGCAATGTTCCTACATAGGTGTTTTCCAGAATCTTGAGTTATAGGCCCAAAATAATTTCACATGTTTAATAATTGACTTGTATGTCATTTTTGAGACACAATTGCAGTCTTCCCCCACCCAAGGTGCCTCACTTGTTaatttgttaaaacatttttttaaatgtattgcttGTATTATTTATTCCATTAATCACTTTCCCCTGAATTTTGCCTCACagtattttgtctattttttggCTTAATGAAAGGACACTAGACATccaattgaagtagtctgggtgcagtgtctctgtccccttaaccctacaagtgaaaacattgcagtttacattgcaggcttaagactgcctctagtggctctctcccagactgccaccagaggCACATCCTGGCCTTTTTGAATGAGGATGTTAAGTGTCTTgaaaatctccataggaaagcataggtgggggagggaggtggaATTGACACTCaagttttgtatttctaacactgttgtgtttctttaaattacaAAATCATCCTCCAACTATGTTATGAATCTGGTTTGTTTCTTTCCATTATAGTATTTTGTGTGGTGTGCTTTATTATCTCTACCTTATTGTTTTCAGCTGGTTCCTGAACATGTGGTGATGACGAAGGATGAAGTGACAGAGTTGCTGGCCCGATAGTATCCTTTTGATGTCTAAAGAAGGCATATTTAATGACATTTTCCtagcatatggtggcagtacacagATGGGTTGTGCTTCCATATGCTGGCACAAGTAGCCTGAAAAATAATAAGATTTAAATTGCTCCTCCCCTTTA comes from Pelobates fuscus isolate aPelFus1 chromosome 5, aPelFus1.pri, whole genome shotgun sequence and encodes:
- the POLR2E gene encoding DNA-directed RNA polymerases I, II, and III subunit RPABC1, encoding MDDEEETYRLWKIRKTIMQLCHDRGYLVTQDELDQTLEEFKGQFGDKPSEGRPRRTDLTVLVAHNDDPTDQMFVFFPEEPKVGIKTIKMYCQRMQEENITRAIIVVQQGMTPSAKQSLVDMAPKYILEQFLQQELLINITEHELVPEHVVMTKDEVTELLARYKLRESQLPRIQAGDPVARYFGLKRGQVVKIIRPSETAGRYITYRLVQ